One genomic segment of Streptomyces sp. TLI_146 includes these proteins:
- a CDS encoding GNAT family N-acetyltransferase codes for MDTTRAGELSYRDATEADVEELVPLIESAYRGDSSRTGWTTEADILEGQRTDPDGVRKVITTPGSRLLTVERDGAIVACCQLEHRGDAAYFGMFAVRPGLQGGGLGKEIIAEAERTAREDWGVTEMHMTVISVRDELIAWYERRGYRRTGELTPFPYGDERFGIPQREDLAFELLVKELV; via the coding sequence ATGGACACCACCCGCGCCGGAGAGCTGAGCTACCGGGACGCCACCGAGGCCGATGTCGAGGAGCTGGTGCCGCTCATCGAGTCGGCGTACCGCGGGGACTCCAGCAGGACCGGCTGGACCACAGAGGCGGACATCCTCGAAGGGCAGCGCACCGACCCGGACGGGGTGCGCAAGGTGATCACCACGCCCGGCAGCCGGCTGCTCACGGTGGAGCGGGACGGCGCCATCGTCGCCTGCTGCCAGCTCGAACACCGCGGCGACGCGGCCTACTTCGGGATGTTCGCGGTCCGCCCCGGCCTCCAGGGCGGCGGCCTCGGCAAGGAGATCATCGCCGAGGCGGAGCGCACCGCGCGCGAGGACTGGGGCGTGACCGAGATGCACATGACGGTGATCTCGGTACGGGACGAGCTGATCGCCTGGTACGAGCGGCGCGGCTACCGCCGTACGGGAGAGCTGACGCCCTTCCCGTACGGCGACGAGCGCTTCGGCATCCCGCAGCGCGAGGACCTGGCCTTCGAGCTCCTGGTGAAGGAACTGGTCTAG
- a CDS encoding phosphatase PAP2 family protein, protein MPSPPAPTRARAATGGPARAGAALAALCGLLLALVAAEWGPLMSLDRTVADRLHRTAVAEPGLTHVNRVLTDWVWDTWTMRALLAVVAVALFVRGGRRLALWAAATSALGTLVQQSLKAALGRERPSWPDPVDSASYAAFPSGHALTVTVTFGLLLWLAVARGARQAVRRAVAAAGAVSVLGVGFTRVYLGVHWLSDVVGGWLIGAALVALSAAAYGRCGANRPRTADGA, encoded by the coding sequence ATGCCCAGCCCACCCGCGCCGACCCGCGCCCGCGCCGCCACCGGCGGTCCGGCTCGCGCGGGTGCGGCCCTGGCGGCCCTCTGCGGCCTCCTGCTGGCCCTTGTGGCGGCCGAGTGGGGGCCGCTGATGTCCCTCGACCGCACGGTCGCCGACAGGCTCCACAGGACGGCCGTGGCCGAGCCGGGGCTCACCCACGTCAACCGGGTGCTCACCGACTGGGTCTGGGACACCTGGACGATGCGCGCCCTGCTGGCCGTGGTGGCCGTCGCCCTCTTCGTACGCGGCGGACGGCGCCTCGCGCTGTGGGCGGCGGCGACGAGCGCGCTGGGCACCCTCGTCCAGCAGAGCCTGAAGGCGGCGCTCGGGCGGGAGCGGCCCAGCTGGCCGGATCCCGTCGATTCCGCGTCGTACGCGGCCTTCCCGTCGGGCCACGCGCTCACCGTGACGGTGACATTCGGACTCCTGCTGTGGCTGGCCGTCGCCCGCGGCGCGCGCCAGGCGGTACGGCGGGCGGTGGCTGCGGCCGGTGCCGTCTCGGTGCTGGGGGTGGGCTTCACCCGGGTCTATCTCGGCGTCCACTGGCTCTCGGACGTGGTCGGCGGCTGGCTGATCGGCGCGGCCCTGGTGGCGCTGTCGGCGGCGGCGTACGGGAGATGCGGCGCGAACCGGCCGCGAACCGCCGACGGGGCTTGA
- a CDS encoding TetR/AcrR family transcriptional regulator → MSPRSASVNEELRRRSRERLLQATVELVAEHGYEATTLGDIADRAGSARGLVSYYFPGKRQLLQSAVHRVMHLALEAGLEQEPRTDDGRERLARAIDAILGLTKVHPVLMRAHMAGILQAEGFVQCPEQQRLSWLLRDTMERYGSTDVDADYPMLRALLMGAVFAALLPGAPMEVPRLRAELFQRFGLDWELGNPPPQGKPLAVP, encoded by the coding sequence ATGTCCCCGCGCAGCGCATCGGTCAATGAAGAGTTGCGCCGACGTTCCCGTGAACGGCTGCTCCAGGCGACGGTCGAGCTGGTGGCGGAGCACGGCTACGAGGCGACGACCCTCGGCGACATCGCCGACCGGGCCGGTTCGGCGCGCGGTCTGGTCTCGTACTACTTCCCCGGCAAGCGCCAGCTGCTCCAGTCGGCCGTCCACCGGGTCATGCACCTGGCCCTGGAAGCGGGCCTGGAGCAGGAGCCGCGCACCGACGACGGCCGGGAGCGGCTGGCCCGCGCCATCGACGCCATACTGGGGCTCACCAAGGTCCACCCCGTGCTGATGCGCGCCCACATGGCCGGGATCCTCCAGGCCGAGGGGTTCGTGCAGTGCCCCGAGCAGCAGCGGCTCTCCTGGCTGCTGAGGGACACCATGGAGCGGTACGGGTCGACGGACGTGGACGCCGACTACCCCATGCTGCGCGCGCTCCTGATGGGCGCGGTCTTCGCGGCGCTGCTGCCCGGCGCACCCATGGAGGTGCCCCGGCTGCGGGCCGAGCTGTTCCAGCGGTTCGGGCTCGACTGGGAGCTCGGAAACCCGC
- a CDS encoding VOC family protein translates to MVHVLSSRTLLRPTDPDRSRAFYGGQLGLAVHREFGTGPERGTVYFLGGGFLEVSGRAEAPPAPGLRLWLQVADAAQAYEELTGRGVEITRPPVREPWGLIEMWLQDPDGVPIVVVEVPADHPLRFRA, encoded by the coding sequence ATGGTGCATGTACTGAGCAGCAGGACTCTTCTGCGCCCCACCGACCCCGACCGCTCACGCGCCTTCTACGGCGGGCAGTTGGGGCTCGCGGTCCACCGCGAGTTCGGCACCGGGCCGGAGCGCGGCACGGTCTACTTCCTCGGCGGGGGCTTCCTGGAGGTGTCCGGCCGCGCCGAGGCGCCTCCCGCGCCCGGTCTGCGGCTGTGGCTCCAGGTGGCGGACGCGGCGCAGGCGTACGAGGAGCTGACCGGGCGCGGGGTGGAGATCACGCGGCCTCCGGTGCGCGAGCCGTGGGGGCTCATCGAGATGTGGCTCCAGGACCCGGACGGGGTGCCGATCGTCGTGGTGGAGGTGCCCGCCGACCATCCGCTGCGCTTTCGCGCGTGA
- a CDS encoding M56 family metallopeptidase, whose protein sequence is MMVSLALLALGVVSAVVAPRLFARAHWAEREPVVALWVWQCVVAAVLLCFALAMVFSAAAAWQTVRGQVFATAPRAVVDAYALGPYGPWSAALAVLLFCGGAWTAAMLTREVRDARARRRARRSELLVRAPLLPGEEPGGAPLVVLEAQRPDAWWLPGPSPQLVITTAALRRLKGRQLDAVLAHEQGHARARHHWLLNCSAALANGFPKIPVFAAFRDEMHRLVELAADDVASRRYGRLTIALALVELNEDRGLFGPCPAPHGEVPQRVKRLLAASPRLPAGHRLRLTAAAALVPVVPLLVAFVPGLRALG, encoded by the coding sequence ATGATGGTCTCCCTCGCGCTGCTGGCGCTCGGCGTCGTGTCCGCCGTGGTGGCCCCGCGACTGTTCGCGCGCGCCCACTGGGCCGAGCGCGAGCCGGTGGTGGCGCTGTGGGTCTGGCAGTGCGTGGTGGCGGCGGTGCTGCTGTGCTTCGCCCTGGCGATGGTCTTCAGCGCGGCGGCGGCCTGGCAGACGGTACGGGGGCAGGTGTTCGCGACCGCTCCGCGCGCGGTGGTCGACGCCTACGCGCTGGGCCCGTACGGCCCGTGGTCGGCGGCGCTCGCGGTGCTGCTCTTCTGCGGCGGCGCCTGGACGGCCGCGATGCTCACCCGGGAGGTCCGCGACGCGCGGGCGCGGCGCCGGGCCCGGCGTTCGGAGCTGCTGGTGCGCGCGCCGCTGCTGCCCGGCGAGGAGCCCGGCGGGGCGCCGCTGGTGGTCCTGGAGGCCCAGCGCCCGGACGCCTGGTGGCTGCCGGGCCCCAGCCCCCAACTGGTCATCACCACCGCGGCACTTCGACGCCTGAAGGGCCGTCAGCTCGATGCCGTGCTCGCCCATGAGCAGGGCCACGCGCGCGCCCGTCACCACTGGCTGCTGAACTGCTCGGCCGCGCTGGCCAACGGGTTCCCCAAGATCCCGGTGTTCGCGGCCTTCCGGGACGAGATGCACCGGCTGGTCGAACTGGCCGCGGACGACGTCGCCTCGCGGCGGTACGGACGGCTGACGATCGCGCTCGCGCTGGTCGAACTCAACGAGGACCGGGGCCTGTTCGGCCCCTGCCCGGCCCCGCACGGCGAGGTCCCGCAGCGGGTGAAGCGGCTGCTCGCCGCCTCGCCCCGGCTCCCCGCCGGCCACCGGCTCCGGCTGACGGCGGCGGCCGCCCTGGTCCCGGTGGTGCCCCTGCTCGTGGCCTTCGTCCCGGGCCTGCGCGCCCTGGGCTGA
- a CDS encoding DUF5134 domain-containing protein — protein MHGTALSGWLLVAVCAATGAYCVMRLRSDCARARSSAGGEAVMGFGMAAMAVPAAIVAMPSWIFAVYAGVFGAVALRAGWLARAHGSGGGHHLHHVIGSLAMVYMALAMSPPGGHAHGDHTGPASGIPLITGALLVYYVGYVLTTGVRLLPVAGPAGDGGARGWGARPELTLACRLSMGIAMLAMLLAL, from the coding sequence ATGCACGGAACCGCGCTGTCCGGCTGGCTGCTCGTGGCGGTGTGCGCGGCCACCGGCGCGTACTGCGTCATGCGGCTGCGCAGCGACTGCGCACGGGCGCGCAGTTCGGCCGGGGGCGAGGCGGTGATGGGCTTCGGGATGGCCGCTATGGCCGTCCCGGCCGCAATCGTGGCCATGCCGTCCTGGATCTTCGCCGTGTACGCGGGGGTCTTCGGCGCCGTGGCCCTGCGGGCGGGCTGGCTCGCGCGTGCGCACGGCAGCGGCGGCGGCCACCATCTGCACCATGTGATCGGCTCCCTCGCGATGGTCTACATGGCGCTGGCGATGAGCCCCCCGGGCGGTCACGCCCACGGGGACCACACGGGACCGGCGAGCGGGATCCCGCTGATCACCGGCGCGCTGCTGGTCTACTACGTGGGCTATGTGCTCACGACGGGCGTACGGCTGCTGCCCGTGGCCGGACCGGCGGGCGACGGCGGTGCGCGCGGCTGGGGCGCGCGGCCCGAACTGACGCTGGCGTGCCGGTTGTCGATGGGGATCGCCATGCTGGCGATGCTGCTCGCCCTCTGA
- a CDS encoding glycerophosphodiester phosphodiesterase family protein, which yields MTFLTIGHRGVMGVEPENTLRSFVRAERSGMDVIELDLHLSKDGALVVLHDAEVDRTTDGKGPVADKTVAELRELDAGQGERIPLFEEVLDAVASPLQAEIKDIRAADELARVIHARDVVGRVTVSSFHEEALARISSLVPGVRTVLVASRWDSGIVDRATAVGAHALSLDIRRLTLEDVERAHALSVQVIGWVVNTQDHLRLVRALGLDGATTDYPEIRRTGRFTA from the coding sequence TTGACGTTCCTCACCATCGGTCATCGCGGGGTCATGGGTGTAGAGCCGGAGAACACCCTGCGTTCCTTCGTCCGGGCCGAACGCTCGGGCATGGACGTCATCGAACTGGATCTGCACCTCAGCAAGGACGGCGCGCTCGTCGTGCTGCACGACGCCGAGGTGGACCGCACCACGGACGGGAAGGGCCCGGTGGCCGACAAGACGGTCGCCGAGCTGCGGGAGCTTGACGCCGGTCAGGGCGAGCGCATCCCGCTGTTCGAGGAGGTCCTGGACGCGGTCGCCTCACCGCTCCAGGCCGAGATCAAGGACATCAGGGCCGCCGACGAGCTCGCGCGCGTCATCCACGCGCGCGATGTCGTCGGCCGGGTCACGGTCTCCTCGTTCCACGAGGAGGCGCTCGCGCGGATCTCCTCGCTGGTGCCGGGGGTACGCACGGTCCTCGTCGCGAGCCGCTGGGACAGCGGGATCGTGGACCGGGCCACGGCGGTGGGCGCGCACGCCCTCTCGCTCGACATCCGCCGTCTCACGCTGGAGGACGTCGAACGGGCCCACGCCCTGTCCGTGCAGGTCATCGGGTGGGTGGTGAACACCCAGGACCATCTGCGGCTGGTGCGCGCGCTGGGCCTGGACGGCGCGACGACGGACTACCCCGAGATCCGCCGCACCGGCCGTTTCACCGCGTGA